The Halomicronema hongdechloris C2206 genome includes a window with the following:
- the lepB gene encoding signal peptidase I, whose protein sequence is MPVPDKFDSSPVDHSRKHPTPEANRPNPWVEGLQTIGLSIVLALGIRHFVAEARYIPSGSMEPTLQVNDRLVVEKISYYFEAPERGDIVVFWPPEGVSPPGHRRDAFIKRVIGLPGETVTVQNGAVYIDGTPLEEDYIKAPPEYTWGPETVPEGSYLVLGDNRNSSFDSHAWGEDQEFVPYDNIIGRAAVRFWPPSRLGGIE, encoded by the coding sequence CTGCCCGTGCCTGATAAGTTCGATTCTTCTCCTGTTGACCATTCTCGGAAACATCCTACTCCTGAAGCCAATCGTCCTAATCCGTGGGTTGAAGGGCTCCAAACCATTGGCCTAAGCATCGTCTTAGCGCTAGGGATTCGCCACTTCGTCGCCGAAGCCCGCTATATTCCCTCAGGGTCCATGGAACCGACCCTGCAGGTCAATGATCGGCTGGTGGTGGAGAAAATCAGCTACTACTTCGAGGCGCCTGAGCGCGGCGATATCGTCGTATTTTGGCCACCGGAGGGAGTATCCCCACCGGGGCACCGTCGCGACGCCTTCATCAAGCGGGTGATTGGGCTGCCGGGGGAAACCGTCACCGTCCAAAACGGCGCGGTCTACATCGATGGCACCCCCCTAGAAGAGGACTATATCAAGGCCCCCCCTGAATACACATGGGGACCCGAGACAGTGCCAGAGGGCTCCTATCTGGTCCTCGGCGATAACCGCAACAGCAGCTTCGATAGCCATGCCTGGGGCGAGGACCAGGAGTTTGTCCCCTACGACAATATCATCGGTCGAGCGGCGGTCCGGTTTTGGCCCCCCAGTCGGTTAGGGGGAATTGAGTAG
- a CDS encoding glutathione S-transferase family protein yields MAFIQSLDTNIKQTSPEFLQLNPIGKIPVLVDENGLIFWDSTLMVEYLCSSPGSRQCTWGSITPGSRVRPVASISGKSGVVGDRAALPLRSGLPPGAHPPAASPLTPAVCARYESSGPWRKSYSRLQVKFTMIESLNLVCDRISEFCPCLISSILLLLTILGNILLLKPIVLIRGLKGSKPLA; encoded by the coding sequence ATGGCCTTCATACAGAGTCTAGACACCAACATCAAGCAGACGTCTCCCGAGTTTCTGCAACTCAACCCCATCGGCAAAATTCCGGTACTGGTGGATGAAAACGGGCTGATTTTCTGGGATTCCACCCTGATGGTGGAATACCTATGCTCCAGCCCCGGTTCGCGACAATGCACCTGGGGATCGATCACCCCCGGCAGCAGGGTGAGGCCGGTGGCCTCGATTTCCGGCAAGTCTGGAGTGGTTGGGGACAGGGCTGCCCTACCGCTACGATCTGGGCTCCCTCCAGGCGCACATCCCCCGGCTGCATCTCCCCTGACGCCAGCAGTATGCGCGCGTTACGAATCATCAGGCCCATGGCGGAAATCCTACTCCCGTCTTCAGGTTAAATTTACTATGATCGAGTCACTCAACTTGGTGTGCGATCGCATTTCGGAGTTCTGCCCGTGCCTGATAAGTTCGATTCTTCTCCTGTTGACCATTCTCGGAAACATCCTACTCCTGAAGCCAATCGTCCTAATCCGTGGGTTGAAGGGCTCCAAACCATTGGCCTAA